One Micromonospora craniellae genomic region harbors:
- a CDS encoding penicillin-binding transpeptidase domain-containing protein has translation MHRAYRSRHTSSRLAVLAACVVISATLVACSGEDGPERSVDAFLAGWPTGDLQAVGFVDPTGSRLAAADVAREIKELSGELAETPPKLSRQGKPTVEQDTATSTIRVEWTLPGDTTWTYDRPVRLVKGRDDDWQVIWEPQVLAEQLTRGDRLGLRRDPAPRAGVLDGAGAPLVAPRAVVRVGLEHRAVTDVKAVTRELDAAFRAIRPAITPPVDLSGLAKRLDEAKPDAFVEVVTLRDEAYRQIRSRIKDLPGAVFSTDELDLAPTREFARAVLGTVDPAQADDLAKFPDRYSPGDLVGHGGLQGRWDERLRGAPGLTVVVRRASAGGTVEFTGTELFQRAPQPGEPVRTSLDVATQNAADQALRGERRRSALVAVRIGDGTVLAAANGPGAAGENLAFTAQVPPGSTFKMVSALGLLERGAVTPDGRVDCPKTQVVDGRSFKNAGDFALGEVPFRTVFARSCNTTFAALAPQLGGDGLAAAGRTLGLEGQWTVGLDAFTGKVSANGGATEQAAAAIGQGTTLVSPLAMAAATAAVAKGGFTPPRLVLDPAPEAAAEPGPELNAEAVAAVREMMREVVTSGTGTALEDAPGGPVHGKTGTAEYDDNPENTHAWFVGWQGDVAFAAFVEKGGSGSGTAVPIAERFLRALSR, from the coding sequence ATGCACCGCGCGTACCGCAGTCGTCACACCTCGTCACGACTCGCCGTCCTCGCCGCATGCGTGGTGATCTCGGCCACTCTGGTCGCCTGCTCCGGTGAGGACGGCCCGGAGCGCAGCGTCGACGCCTTCCTCGCCGGCTGGCCCACAGGTGATCTCCAGGCGGTCGGTTTCGTCGACCCGACCGGCAGCCGGCTGGCCGCCGCCGATGTCGCACGGGAGATCAAGGAGCTCTCCGGCGAACTGGCTGAGACGCCGCCCAAGCTGAGCCGGCAGGGCAAGCCCACGGTGGAGCAGGACACCGCGACCAGCACGATCCGCGTCGAGTGGACGCTGCCGGGCGATACGACCTGGACGTACGACCGGCCGGTGCGGCTGGTCAAGGGACGTGACGACGACTGGCAGGTGATCTGGGAGCCGCAGGTCCTCGCCGAGCAGCTCACCCGCGGCGACCGCCTCGGCCTGCGGCGCGACCCGGCACCCCGTGCCGGAGTGCTCGACGGTGCCGGTGCGCCGCTGGTGGCCCCGCGCGCGGTCGTCCGGGTCGGGCTGGAGCACCGCGCGGTGACCGACGTGAAGGCCGTCACCCGCGAACTGGACGCGGCGTTCCGGGCGATCCGGCCGGCGATAACCCCACCGGTCGACCTGTCCGGTCTGGCCAAGCGGTTGGACGAGGCGAAGCCGGACGCGTTCGTCGAGGTGGTCACCCTGCGCGACGAGGCGTACCGGCAGATCAGGTCCCGGATCAAGGACCTGCCGGGAGCCGTCTTCTCCACCGACGAGCTGGACCTCGCCCCCACCCGCGAGTTCGCCCGGGCGGTCCTCGGCACGGTCGACCCGGCCCAGGCCGACGACCTGGCCAAGTTCCCCGACCGCTACTCCCCCGGCGACCTGGTCGGGCACGGCGGATTGCAGGGCCGCTGGGACGAACGGCTCCGCGGCGCGCCGGGCCTCACGGTGGTCGTCCGGCGGGCGTCGGCGGGCGGCACGGTGGAATTTACCGGCACCGAACTGTTCCAGCGTGCTCCGCAGCCCGGCGAACCGGTGCGGACCAGCCTCGACGTGGCTACCCAGAACGCGGCCGACCAGGCGCTGCGCGGCGAGCGGCGGCGCTCCGCCCTGGTCGCCGTCCGGATCGGCGACGGCACGGTGCTCGCCGCCGCCAACGGCCCCGGCGCCGCCGGGGAGAACCTGGCCTTCACCGCGCAGGTGCCCCCGGGCTCCACGTTCAAGATGGTCAGCGCGCTCGGGCTGCTGGAACGCGGCGCGGTGACCCCGGACGGGCGGGTCGACTGCCCCAAGACCCAGGTGGTCGACGGCCGGTCGTTCAAGAACGCAGGCGACTTCGCCCTCGGCGAGGTGCCTTTCCGCACCGTCTTCGCCCGGTCCTGCAACACCACGTTCGCCGCCCTGGCACCACAGCTCGGCGGCGACGGGCTGGCCGCCGCCGGCCGGACGCTCGGCCTGGAGGGTCAGTGGACGGTCGGGCTCGACGCCTTCACCGGCAAGGTCTCCGCGAACGGCGGCGCGACCGAGCAGGCCGCCGCCGCGATCGGCCAGGGCACCACCCTGGTCAGCCCGCTGGCCATGGCGGCGGCGACCGCGGCGGTGGCCAAGGGCGGCTTCACCCCGCCGAGGCTGGTGCTCGACCCCGCGCCGGAGGCAGCGGCCGAGCCGGGCCCGGAGCTGAACGCCGAGGCGGTGGCGGCGGTCCGCGAGATGATGCGTGAGGTCGTGACCAGCGGCACCGGCACCGCGTTGGAGGACGCCCCGGGCGGGCCGGTGCACGGCAAGACCGGCACTGCGGAGTACGACGACAACCCGGAGAACACCCACGCCTGGTTCGTCGGCTGGCAGGGTGACGTCGCCTTCGCCGCATTCGTGGAGAAGGGCGGCTCGGGCAGCGGCACCGCCGTGCCGATCGCCGAGCGCTTCCTGCGCGCCCTCTCCCGCTGA